In Thermus antranikianii DSM 12462, the genomic window TCTTCCTGGCGCCAGTAGTAGAGGCGTATACCCGTGCGGTGGCGGAGTTCCCAGATGGGCGCTTCCAGGTGAGCAAGCGGCTTGGCCAGAGGCGGGCGGAGGTCCGGGCCTTGCTCCCCCAGCGTCCAGAGCAGGCGTAGGGCGAAAGTGTGGAGCTTGGGGTTGTGGCGCTTAAGGTCTTCCAGCCAGTCCCGCACCTGCGAGCGCCCTCTGGCGTCCTCGTAGAAGACCACCCGGTAGCGCCCCACCTCACACCCCCATGGTATACCTACCCAAAAGGTTAGTCAATGCTAACCTCGGAAAAGCTCTTCCTGTATCGCCCGCCGGGTCTTGCGGGCCTCCACGCTCAGGTGGCCGTAGCTTCCTGCCAGGAGGTTGAAGTCCTGGGCTTCCGCCAGGCGGCCCTTGCGTTCGGCAAGCCCGTAGAGGCGGTAGGCCAATGCCCTGGCCCCTTCCGCCAGGGCCTCGGGGGTGCGGGCCAGGAGGCTCGCGGCGGCGCTCTCCCCCTGCTCCTTCAGCGCTTTGATGAGCCCGTGGGCCACCTCCCAGGCGGAGAGACGGCGGTCCTGGGCGGGATCCCAGCCCGCGGTGTACTCCTCGGGGCGGAGGAGGCGCACCTTTCCTCCCTTGGCCCGCAGGATGCCCCCCTCCTTCACCGCGGCCACGGAGACGTTCTTGGCCTTGGCCAGGGTTTCCGCGTCCCCGTAGGGGCCTTCGCCGTAGCCGTACTGGTCGTACCAGGCGATGGCGAAGCGGGTGGGGGCGTCCAGCTCGGCCTCCTCCTCGGCCAGGAACTCGTCCAGCACCTGGTTGATGAGGGCCAGGGCCTCCCGCACGGGGATGGCCCGGCCATCGGGTTCCAGCACCGCCCCAAAGCGGCTGTAGACCGCCATGCCGGGGCCGATGGCGCTTTGGGCCAGGTCCACGGGGGGAATGCTTCCTTGGGTGAGCTTGCGCAGGGCCTCAGGAAGCTCCCTCCGGAGGGTCCGGAGGAAGTCCTGGCGGGTGGCGGTGGGGGC contains:
- a CDS encoding type II toxin-antitoxin system RelE/ParE family toxin, with the translated sequence MGRYRVVFYEDARGRSQVRDWLEDLKRHNPKLHTFALRLLWTLGEQGPDLRPPLAKPLAHLEAPIWELRHRTGIRLYYWRQEELLFVVAAGEVKDQDSPDPKLLKLAVQAYKAMKKGKVN